One Pseudoalteromonas sp. UG3-2 DNA window includes the following coding sequences:
- the fabF gene encoding beta-ketoacyl-ACP synthase II, translated as MAKRRVVVTGLGMLTPLGNDVASTWQGLLEGRSGIRNITHFDTEGFGTKFAGLINDFDVTDYISKKDAKKMDVFIQYGIAAGVQALNDSGLEVTEQNADRVGVAIGSGIGGLTLIEENHVKLLNSGPRKLSPFYVPSTIINMISGHLSIMHCLRGPNISIVTACTTGLHNIGHAARMIAYGDADAMVAGGAEKASTPIGMGGFSAARALSTRNDDPQAASRPWDKDRDGFVLADGAGVIVLEEYEHAKARGAKIYAELSGFGMSGDAYHMTSPPEDGAGAALAMENALKDGGVNADQVGYINAHGTSTSAGDVAETQAVKSVFGAAADKVMVSSSKSMMGHLLGAAGSVESIISILALQEQKVTPTINLDNPDEGCDLDYVPHTARDAKLDYTLCNSFGFGGTNGSLLFKKV; from the coding sequence GTGGCTAAACGTCGAGTCGTAGTAACTGGCTTAGGTATGTTGACGCCGCTGGGTAATGATGTTGCATCTACCTGGCAGGGCTTATTAGAAGGCCGTAGTGGCATTCGTAATATCACACACTTTGACACTGAAGGTTTCGGCACCAAATTCGCTGGTTTGATCAATGACTTCGATGTCACTGATTATATTTCCAAAAAAGACGCCAAAAAAATGGATGTCTTCATTCAATACGGTATCGCAGCCGGTGTGCAGGCACTCAATGATTCTGGATTGGAAGTCACTGAGCAAAACGCGGATCGCGTTGGTGTTGCCATTGGTTCTGGTATCGGTGGCTTAACACTGATTGAAGAAAACCATGTTAAGTTGTTGAACAGTGGCCCACGTAAGTTATCTCCTTTTTACGTGCCTTCTACCATCATCAACATGATCTCGGGTCATTTATCCATTATGCATTGCCTCAGAGGCCCGAATATTTCAATCGTTACCGCATGTACTACAGGCCTTCATAATATTGGCCACGCTGCACGAATGATTGCTTATGGTGATGCCGATGCCATGGTGGCAGGGGGTGCAGAGAAAGCATCAACGCCAATTGGTATGGGTGGGTTTAGTGCTGCGCGAGCGTTATCAACTCGTAATGACGATCCGCAAGCTGCCTCAAGACCTTGGGACAAAGACCGTGATGGTTTTGTGCTGGCTGATGGCGCAGGGGTTATCGTACTTGAAGAGTATGAGCACGCTAAAGCGCGTGGGGCAAAAATTTACGCTGAGTTATCTGGCTTTGGCATGAGTGGCGATGCCTATCATATGACTTCTCCACCTGAAGACGGTGCTGGTGCGGCGTTGGCAATGGAAAACGCGCTTAAAGATGGCGGCGTAAATGCCGATCAGGTTGGTTACATTAATGCTCATGGGACATCTACCTCAGCAGGCGATGTGGCTGAGACACAAGCGGTTAAATCAGTGTTTGGTGCTGCCGCTGATAAAGTGATGGTGAGTTCTTCAAAGTCCATGATGGGCCACTTACTTGGCGCGGCCGGCTCGGTGGAGTCAATTATCTCGATTTTGGCTCTACAAGAGCAAAAAGTGACGCCAACCATCAACTTAGATAACCCAGACGAAGGCTGTGATTTGGACTATGTACCGCACACAGCGCGTGATGCCAAGCTTGACTACACTCTTTGTAATTCGTTTGGC